The region CACGCAAGAGATTTTCCAAAATAAGAGGGGAAATACCCGGAGTATGACAAGATAAGATGAGAAACTTTCCTTTTTCTTCCAAGAGCTCTTTACACTCTTTCAACATGGGGAGCAAATCGGTTTCTATTTTAAAGACTTGTCCCTGCGCACCCCGACCGAAGGAGGGGGGATCAAGAATGATGCCATTGTATTGGCGCCCGCGCTTCACCTCTCGCTTTACAAACTTCACCGCATCTTCCACAATCCAGCGAATCGGTTTATCTTGAAAGCGATTCAACTCGGCATTCTCCTTTGCCCAAGCAACCGATTTTTTGGATGAATCAACATGACATACGGAGGCGCCCAAGCGCGCCGCGGCAAGTGTCGCCGCTCCGGTATATGCGAACAAATTGAGCAACTCAAAACCCTGTTGAATGTGCGGTTTCATCCAAGACCATAACCTCGCATGCTCAGGGAAAAGCCCAATATGCCCAAAATCAGTTGGCACGAGTTTGAATTGGAGCGTTTCGAATTCGATCCCCCATGAGTGATCCCGCCCCTTT is a window of Simkaniaceae bacterium DNA encoding:
- a CDS encoding class I SAM-dependent methyltransferase yields the protein MTYELIDTGNGKKLERFGKHLLDRPCFQAIWEPKLSQKEWDAAEYCFSREGQNHWKKKGRDHSWGIEFETLQFKLVPTDFGHIGLFPEHARLWSWMKPHIQQGFELLNLFAYTGAATLAAARLGASVCHVDSSKKSVAWAKENAELNRFQDKPIRWIVEDAVKFVKREVKRGRQYNGIILDPPSFGRGAQGQVFKIETDLLPMLKECKELLEEKGKFLILSCHTPGISPLILENLLREVWGNVAFESGEMLIEGNERFVLPVGSFARWQRHGQ